From one Tsukamurella tyrosinosolvens genomic stretch:
- a CDS encoding ArsR/SmtB family transcription factor, whose protein sequence is MLTYVLDVRDLSDVRFVLAPMNETSLSLFHLNTTHDSSAHLQRWRSNAQAQRDRYDHRLVSALVAPSGNAIPDFLTPMPPLGDSRPSLDEGLTAIAATDPALIHAQLDELREGGDPSPALARLLDDPERAGPRIAGALERYHRVVIAPIWPSVNRILESDITFRGRELAIGGPTQLFASLNPNLAWDRDGRLRLDLAYTRSGEYASAGRGLILIPSVFLTRLVSAHSPETAVPHAGYPARGSATLMESMREVPPGALRRLIGGAKADVLHALDEPVAVSELARRLEVTPSAASQSLRVLHENGLVDRARSGREVLYRRTPDGDRLVRGHRA, encoded by the coding sequence ATGCTCACCTACGTACTCGACGTCCGCGATCTGTCGGACGTGCGTTTCGTTCTGGCGCCGATGAACGAGACGTCGCTGAGCCTGTTCCACCTGAACACGACGCACGACAGCTCCGCGCACCTGCAGCGCTGGCGCAGCAACGCGCAGGCGCAGCGCGACCGGTACGACCACCGGCTCGTCAGCGCACTGGTGGCACCCTCGGGGAACGCGATTCCGGACTTCCTGACGCCGATGCCGCCGCTCGGGGACTCGCGGCCGTCGCTCGACGAGGGCTTGACGGCCATCGCGGCCACCGATCCGGCGCTGATCCACGCGCAGCTGGACGAGCTGCGGGAGGGCGGGGATCCGTCGCCCGCGCTGGCGCGGCTCCTCGACGACCCCGAGCGGGCGGGGCCGCGCATCGCGGGGGCGCTGGAGCGGTACCACCGGGTGGTGATCGCCCCGATCTGGCCGTCCGTGAACCGGATCCTGGAGTCGGACATCACGTTCCGCGGCCGGGAGCTGGCGATCGGCGGGCCGACGCAGCTGTTCGCCTCGCTCAATCCGAACCTGGCGTGGGATCGTGACGGGCGGTTGCGCCTGGACCTGGCGTACACGCGATCCGGCGAGTACGCCTCCGCCGGGCGTGGGCTCATCCTGATTCCGAGCGTCTTCCTCACCCGCCTCGTCAGCGCGCACTCCCCGGAGACTGCAGTGCCGCACGCCGGCTACCCGGCGCGCGGCAGCGCGACCCTGATGGAGTCGATGCGCGAGGTTCCGCCGGGCGCACTGCGGCGTCTCATCGGCGGGGCGAAGGCGGACGTGCTGCACGCCCTGGACGAACCGGTGGCGGTCAGCGAGTTGGCGCGGCGGCTCGAGGTGACGCCGTCGGCGGCGTCCCAGAGCCTGCGCGTGCTCCACGAGAACGGTCTCGTCGACCGGGCCCGGAGCGGGCGCGAGGTGCTCTACCGGCGCACGCCGGACGGTGACCGGCTGGTGCGCGGCCACCGCGCCTGA
- a CDS encoding FAD-dependent oxidoreductase produces MPGPTDHALRVVIAGAGIAGLATALRLHRDGHRVLVAERAPARRTDGYLVNLLGPGFDAAEDLGLVPALRARDQGIFTSLLVRADGSTKLAMPAALAEQSLGSRALTVFRGDLEDALWEEIDDAVEVRFGTTVAAIDDADGPLRVTLSDGSVHDADLLVGADGLHSGVRELAFGPEQEYVRDLRHAVAAFPLDEAPEGLPAQTASTFIDVGRTAAVFRPRDHAPSAFFTYRTADADPAGSPATAVAAHFGDLTGRVHDAALRAAGTDGAYFDSVSQVVMDAWSRGRVVLVGDAAWCVSLFAGHGAGLALAGADRLGRALADHPGDVAAARRTWEDGLRPEVTKHQRRARAGMARFAPPSRVHLAVQDLMIRALTAPLLGPALLRLMSRTR; encoded by the coding sequence ATGCCGGGACCCACCGACCACGCCCTGCGGGTCGTCATCGCCGGCGCCGGGATCGCCGGCCTCGCGACCGCGCTCCGGCTGCATCGCGACGGGCACCGCGTCCTCGTCGCGGAGCGTGCACCGGCCCGTCGAACCGACGGCTACCTGGTGAATCTCCTCGGCCCCGGTTTCGACGCGGCCGAGGACCTGGGGCTCGTGCCCGCCCTGCGCGCCCGGGACCAGGGGATCTTCACCTCGCTCCTGGTCCGCGCGGACGGCTCCACGAAGCTCGCCATGCCCGCCGCACTCGCCGAGCAGTCGCTGGGCTCGCGCGCGCTGACCGTCTTCCGCGGCGACCTCGAGGACGCGCTGTGGGAGGAGATCGACGACGCGGTGGAGGTCCGGTTCGGCACGACGGTCGCCGCGATCGACGACGCCGACGGTCCGCTCCGCGTGACGCTCAGCGACGGCAGCGTCCACGACGCCGATCTGCTCGTCGGCGCCGACGGCCTGCACTCCGGGGTGCGCGAGCTCGCCTTCGGGCCGGAGCAGGAGTACGTCCGCGACCTGCGGCACGCGGTGGCGGCCTTCCCGCTGGACGAGGCTCCGGAAGGCCTGCCCGCACAGACCGCGAGCACCTTCATCGACGTCGGGCGCACCGCGGCCGTCTTCCGGCCGCGCGACCACGCGCCGTCGGCGTTCTTCACCTACCGCACCGCGGACGCCGACCCGGCCGGCTCCCCCGCCACGGCCGTCGCCGCGCACTTCGGCGACCTCACCGGCCGGGTACACGATGCGGCTCTCCGGGCCGCAGGCACCGACGGCGCCTACTTCGACTCCGTGAGCCAGGTCGTCATGGACGCGTGGAGCCGCGGACGCGTGGTGCTGGTGGGCGATGCGGCGTGGTGCGTCTCCCTGTTCGCGGGCCACGGCGCCGGTCTCGCGCTGGCGGGCGCCGACCGCTTGGGGCGCGCACTCGCGGATCACCCGGGCGACGTCGCGGCCGCTCGCCGCACATGGGAGGACGGGCTGCGACCGGAGGTCACGAAGCACCAACGGCGGGCCCGCGCCGGGATGGCGCGCTTCGCGCCGCCCAGCCGCGTGCATCTGGCCGTGCAGGATCTGATGATCCGGGCGTTGACGGCACCGCTCCTCGGGCCCGCGCTCCTACGGCTGATGAGCCGGACACGGTAA
- a CDS encoding TetR/AcrR family transcriptional regulator → MPRGVAIDGARQRLFTAAEAVILREGVDGLKGRAVTTQAGVATGLLHAHFGDFDGFLAAYAVDRSFLLGAEAGNAAPSEPGSATTVAEALCAQLEALSQPAATAFARLLAARPGLRNRAAEVLGDAAAGFEGVTAAIADGLAAEERAGRLRPDVRAEDLAYVVVAVALRAWCAGDPDERWRSAVRALVSASLAEAD, encoded by the coding sequence ATGCCCAGGGGAGTCGCGATCGACGGCGCGCGGCAGCGCCTGTTCACGGCCGCCGAGGCGGTGATCCTCCGTGAGGGAGTGGACGGCCTGAAGGGGCGCGCGGTCACCACGCAGGCGGGGGTCGCGACGGGGCTGCTGCACGCGCACTTCGGCGACTTCGACGGCTTCCTCGCCGCCTACGCGGTGGACCGCAGTTTCCTGCTCGGTGCGGAGGCGGGGAACGCGGCCCCGTCGGAACCGGGTTCGGCAACGACGGTGGCGGAGGCGCTCTGCGCGCAACTCGAGGCGCTGTCGCAACCCGCGGCCACCGCTTTCGCGCGACTGCTGGCCGCGCGGCCGGGGCTCCGGAACCGTGCGGCCGAGGTGCTGGGCGACGCCGCGGCCGGCTTCGAGGGCGTCACGGCCGCGATCGCCGACGGGCTCGCCGCCGAGGAGCGTGCGGGCCGGCTGCGACCCGACGTGCGGGCCGAGGACCTCGCCTACGTGGTGGTCGCCGTCGCACTGCGCGCCTGGTGCGCCGGCGATCCGGACGAGCGATGGCGGTCCGCGGTGCGCGCGCTCGTGTCGGCATCGCTCGCGGAGGCTGACTGA
- a CDS encoding AMP-binding protein, which produces MASTQGYRDFLAARDLLVELADDYDAARERFSWPQLDEWNFALDWFDRVAENNDAPALWIVEEDGSESKFSYADMSARSNRVANWLRERGVNPGDRILLMLSNQVELWDVMLAAIKLGAVVIPATTLLAEADIADRIARGGAKHVIVRSELAERVPADAQVTRIAIGDPVPGWESFAAAYTAPSDFTPSYVTHADDTLLLYFTSGTTSAPKLVEHTHASYPVGHLSTMYWIGLRPGDVHLNVSSPGWAKHAWSNVFTPWIAQACVFIYNYNRFDAAALMKQMERAGVTSFCAPPTVWRMLIQADLSALATPPRVVVGAGEPLNPEVITRVRNAWGVTIRDGFGQTETTVQVANTPGQPLKDGSMGRPCPGYDVVLVDPATGEQGVDEGEICLRLDPRPLGLMVGYHGDAEKTAKVMEGGVYHTGDVASKDADGYLTYVGRTDDVFKSSDYKISPFELESVLLEHDAVAEAAVVPAPDELRLAVPKAYIVLADGHAPDETTAQSIFDYSREHLAPYKRVRRIAFAELPKTISGKIRRVELRKAEEQGLTSAEFRES; this is translated from the coding sequence GTGGCTAGCACACAGGGGTATCGAGACTTCCTTGCCGCGCGCGACCTGCTGGTCGAGCTCGCCGACGACTACGACGCGGCGCGGGAGCGCTTCAGTTGGCCGCAGCTCGACGAGTGGAACTTCGCGCTCGACTGGTTCGACCGGGTCGCCGAGAACAACGACGCACCCGCCCTGTGGATCGTCGAGGAGGACGGCTCCGAATCGAAGTTCAGCTACGCGGACATGAGCGCGCGCAGCAACCGCGTCGCGAACTGGCTGCGCGAGCGCGGCGTGAACCCGGGCGACCGGATCCTGCTCATGCTCAGCAACCAGGTCGAGCTCTGGGACGTGATGCTCGCCGCGATCAAGCTCGGCGCCGTGGTCATCCCCGCGACCACCCTGCTCGCCGAGGCCGACATCGCCGACCGCATCGCCCGCGGCGGAGCGAAGCACGTCATCGTGCGCAGCGAGCTCGCCGAGCGCGTCCCCGCGGACGCCCAGGTCACCCGCATCGCCATCGGCGATCCCGTGCCGGGCTGGGAGTCGTTCGCCGCGGCGTACACGGCACCGTCGGACTTCACCCCCTCGTACGTCACGCACGCCGACGACACCCTGCTCCTGTACTTCACCTCGGGCACCACGAGCGCGCCGAAGCTGGTCGAGCACACGCATGCGAGCTACCCCGTCGGCCACCTGTCGACGATGTACTGGATCGGCCTGCGCCCCGGCGACGTGCACCTCAACGTGAGCTCGCCCGGCTGGGCGAAACACGCGTGGAGCAACGTCTTCACGCCGTGGATCGCGCAGGCCTGCGTCTTCATCTACAACTACAACCGGTTCGACGCGGCCGCGCTGATGAAGCAGATGGAGCGGGCCGGCGTCACCAGCTTCTGCGCGCCGCCGACGGTGTGGCGCATGCTGATCCAGGCCGATCTCAGCGCGCTGGCCACGCCGCCCCGCGTCGTCGTGGGCGCCGGCGAGCCGCTCAATCCCGAGGTGATCACCCGGGTGCGGAACGCCTGGGGCGTGACGATCCGCGACGGCTTCGGCCAGACGGAGACCACGGTGCAGGTGGCGAACACGCCGGGCCAGCCGCTCAAGGACGGGTCGATGGGGCGCCCGTGCCCCGGCTACGACGTGGTGCTGGTCGACCCGGCCACCGGCGAGCAGGGCGTGGACGAGGGCGAGATCTGCCTGCGCCTCGACCCGCGGCCACTGGGCCTCATGGTCGGCTACCACGGCGACGCCGAGAAGACCGCGAAGGTCATGGAGGGCGGCGTGTACCACACCGGCGACGTGGCCTCGAAGGACGCGGACGGCTACCTGACCTACGTGGGCCGCACCGACGACGTCTTCAAGTCGAGCGACTACAAGATCAGCCCGTTCGAGCTGGAATCGGTTCTGCTGGAGCACGATGCGGTGGCCGAGGCCGCCGTCGTCCCGGCGCCGGACGAGCTGCGCCTGGCGGTGCCGAAGGCGTACATCGTGCTCGCCGACGGCCACGCACCCGACGAGACCACCGCGCAGTCGATCTTCGACTACAGCCGCGAGCACCTCGCGCCGTACAAGCGCGTGCGCCGCATCGCGTTCGCCGAGCTGCCGAAGACGATCAGCGGCAAGATCCGCCGTGTCGAACTGCGCAAGGCCGAGGAGCAGGGCCTGACGTCCGCGGAGTTCCGCGAGTCCTGA
- a CDS encoding CoA-acylating methylmalonate-semialdehyde dehydrogenase, with product MADVRTIPHFIDGRRVEGTGRTADVFDPSTGQVQATVPLASTAEVDDVVARAKKAQVEWAAFNPQRRARVFMKFIDLVHQNVDELASLLSSEHGKTVADAKGDIQRGIEVIEFSIGIPHLLKGEYTEGAGTGIDVYSMRQPLGVVAGITPFNFPAMIPLWKAGPALACGNAFILKPSERDPSVPVRLAELFIEAGLPEGVFQVVHGDKESVDALLNNPDVKAVGFVGSSDIAQYIYETCAKNGKRSQAFGGAKNHMVILPDADLDQAVDALIGAGYGSAGERCMAISVAVPVGEVTANRLRERLVERVQQLRVGHSHDPKADYGPLITPAAVERTKSYIQQGVDAGADLVVDGRERTSDELTFGDADLSGGNYLGPTLFDHVTKDMSIYTDEIFGPVLCIVRANTYEEALALPTEHEYGNGVAIFTRDGDAARDFVARVEVGMVGVNVPIPVPVAYHTFGGWKRSGFGDLNQHGPHSILFYTKTKTVTSRWPSGIKDGAEFSIPTMH from the coding sequence ATGGCTGACGTGCGCACCATCCCGCATTTCATCGACGGTCGTCGCGTGGAGGGCACGGGCCGCACCGCCGACGTCTTCGACCCGAGCACCGGTCAGGTGCAGGCCACCGTCCCGCTGGCGAGCACCGCCGAGGTCGACGACGTGGTCGCGCGGGCGAAGAAGGCTCAGGTCGAGTGGGCGGCCTTCAACCCGCAGCGCCGCGCCCGCGTCTTCATGAAGTTCATCGACCTGGTCCACCAGAACGTCGACGAGCTCGCCTCGCTGCTCTCCAGTGAGCACGGCAAGACCGTCGCCGACGCCAAGGGCGACATCCAGCGCGGCATCGAGGTCATCGAGTTCTCGATCGGCATCCCGCACCTGCTCAAGGGCGAGTACACCGAGGGCGCCGGCACCGGCATCGACGTCTACTCGATGCGGCAGCCGCTCGGCGTCGTCGCCGGCATCACGCCCTTCAACTTCCCGGCCATGATCCCGCTGTGGAAGGCCGGCCCCGCCCTGGCCTGCGGCAACGCCTTCATCCTCAAGCCCTCCGAGCGTGACCCCTCCGTGCCGGTGCGTCTGGCCGAGCTGTTCATCGAGGCCGGCCTGCCCGAGGGCGTCTTCCAGGTCGTCCACGGCGACAAGGAGTCGGTCGACGCGCTGCTGAACAACCCGGACGTCAAGGCCGTCGGCTTCGTCGGCAGTTCGGACATCGCGCAGTACATCTACGAGACCTGTGCCAAGAACGGCAAGCGCAGCCAGGCCTTCGGCGGCGCCAAGAACCACATGGTGATCCTCCCCGACGCCGACCTGGACCAGGCCGTGGACGCCCTCATCGGCGCCGGCTACGGCTCCGCCGGCGAGCGCTGCATGGCGATCTCCGTCGCGGTGCCGGTCGGCGAGGTGACCGCGAACCGCCTGCGGGAGCGCCTCGTCGAGCGGGTGCAGCAGCTGCGCGTCGGCCACAGCCACGACCCCAAGGCCGACTACGGGCCGCTCATCACTCCCGCCGCCGTCGAACGCACCAAGAGCTACATCCAGCAGGGCGTGGACGCCGGCGCCGACCTCGTGGTCGACGGCCGCGAGCGCACCAGCGACGAGCTGACCTTCGGCGACGCCGACCTCTCCGGCGGCAACTACCTCGGCCCGACCCTGTTCGACCACGTCACCAAGGACATGTCGATCTACACGGACGAGATCTTCGGCCCCGTTCTCTGCATCGTTCGCGCGAACACCTACGAGGAGGCCCTCGCGCTGCCCACCGAGCACGAGTACGGCAACGGCGTGGCCATCTTCACGCGCGACGGCGACGCCGCCCGCGACTTCGTCGCCCGCGTCGAGGTCGGCATGGTCGGCGTCAACGTGCCGATCCCGGTTCCCGTGGCGTACCACACCTTCGGCGGCTGGAAGCGGTCCGGCTTCGGCGACCTGAATCAGCACGGCCCGCACTCGATCCTGTTCTACACCAAGACCAAGACGGTGACCTCGCGCTGGCCCTCGGGCATCAAGGACGGCGCGGAGTTCTCCATCCCCACGATGCACTAG
- a CDS encoding acyl-CoA dehydrogenase family protein codes for MTGDDLAIVEMARDFSRKRLAPYALEWDATKHFPVAEMKEAGSLGMAAIYTREDVGGSGLRRLDGVRIFEELAKGDPVTAAFISIHNMCTWMVDTYGSEEQRQEWIPKLAPMDVMASYCLTEPGAGSDAASLTTRAERDGDDFVLNGTKQFISGGGASDLYVVMARSEGEGARGISTFLVDKGTEGLSFGPPEVKMGWHSQPTTQVIFENVRIPASRMLGGTDGAGKGFGIAMNGLNGGRLNIAACSLGGAQAAYDLALRYMTERETFGRKLIDEPTIRFALADMATSLEASRLILWRAATALDENDPDKVELCAMAKKFVTETCFQVADQALQLHGGYGYLHETGVEKIVRDLRVNRILEGTNEIMRMVIGRAEAARIQGK; via the coding sequence CTGACGGGGGACGACCTCGCCATCGTCGAGATGGCGCGCGACTTCTCCCGCAAGCGCCTCGCGCCCTACGCACTCGAATGGGACGCCACCAAGCACTTCCCCGTGGCGGAGATGAAGGAGGCGGGCAGCCTCGGCATGGCCGCCATCTACACCCGCGAGGACGTGGGTGGGTCCGGCCTGCGCCGGCTCGACGGCGTCCGCATCTTCGAGGAGCTCGCCAAGGGCGACCCCGTGACCGCGGCGTTCATCTCGATCCACAACATGTGCACCTGGATGGTGGACACGTACGGTTCGGAGGAGCAGCGGCAGGAGTGGATCCCCAAGCTCGCGCCGATGGACGTCATGGCCAGCTACTGCCTCACCGAGCCGGGCGCCGGCTCGGACGCCGCCTCGCTGACCACGCGGGCCGAGCGCGACGGTGACGACTTCGTCCTCAACGGCACGAAGCAGTTCATCTCCGGCGGCGGCGCCTCCGACCTGTACGTCGTCATGGCCCGCAGCGAGGGCGAGGGCGCGCGCGGCATCTCGACCTTCCTGGTGGACAAGGGGACCGAGGGCCTGTCCTTCGGGCCGCCCGAGGTCAAGATGGGCTGGCACAGCCAGCCCACCACGCAGGTGATCTTCGAGAACGTGCGGATCCCGGCGTCGCGCATGCTGGGCGGGACCGACGGTGCCGGCAAGGGCTTCGGCATCGCCATGAACGGTCTCAACGGCGGCCGGCTCAACATCGCCGCCTGCTCCCTCGGTGGTGCGCAGGCCGCGTACGACCTCGCGCTGCGGTACATGACGGAGCGCGAGACGTTCGGCCGCAAGCTGATCGACGAGCCGACCATCCGGTTCGCGCTCGCCGACATGGCCACCTCGCTCGAGGCCTCCCGGCTGATCCTGTGGCGCGCGGCCACCGCGCTCGACGAGAACGACCCCGACAAGGTAGAGCTCTGCGCCATGGCGAAGAAGTTCGTCACGGAGACCTGCTTCCAGGTCGCCGACCAGGCGCTGCAGCTGCACGGCGGCTACGGCTACCTGCACGAGACGGGCGTCGAGAAGATCGTCCGCGACCTGCGGGTGAACCGGATCCTCGAGGGCACCAACGAGATCATGCGGATGGTGATCGGCCGCGCCGAGGCCGCTCGCATCCAGGGCAAGTAG